A window from Flavobacterium gyeonganense encodes these proteins:
- a CDS encoding GAF domain-containing hybrid sensor histidine kinase/response regulator, with protein MKNIELPIPHNEKERLAALKRYNILDSLPDNAFNDATKLVSYICGVPIAHISFIDESRQWFKSEIGIGVSEVPREISFCRYTIMDTKMVEIPDTLLNERFKEDPNVTGGFKVRFYAGIPLTTPDGYNIGTLCAVDHVSKELNEDQRNALSIIAKHVINQLELSTKNIELDAQKKIAERAVLAKDSFLANMSHEIRTPLNAIIGFTDLLAQTKLDTTQRDYIDSVQIAGENLLLIINDILDLSKIESGNLTIEAQPFNLKKTLKHVYNLLKIKASSAVELNLFVDTELPEMVIGDQGRLNQILVNLTGNALKFTEEGEVTVSVKKVNETDDDYSLRFSVKDTGIGIQEEKLKTIFERFTQAEESTTRRFGGTGLGLSIVKQLVELQNSEIHVKSKEGRGSEFSFTLTYKKVDYVETPIEKLMEEHPGKLKILLCEDNALNQKLAKSVIENFGFELDIAENGEEGIDLLSKNNYDLVLMDLQMPIKDGYQTTEYIRKEMKLNIPIIAMTAHSLVGEQERCYDVGMDAYVPKPFKQAMLLETIKTVLTKDTNQPPKRKIDLLFLDEMSCGNPNFKQDMIDLFIQKIPNELAQLEEAFNTNDMENVKKLTHNMRSSLDIFMLKDLSNFLSIIEQEAIMGKFTSESLDKINILHCGIIEVVKILKEL; from the coding sequence ATGAAAAATATAGAACTTCCAATACCTCACAACGAAAAAGAACGCTTAGCAGCATTAAAAAGATATAACATTCTTGATTCATTACCGGACAATGCTTTCAATGATGCAACAAAACTTGTTTCCTATATTTGTGGTGTTCCAATCGCTCATATTTCTTTTATAGACGAGAGCAGACAGTGGTTTAAATCTGAAATTGGAATAGGTGTATCAGAAGTACCCCGGGAAATTAGTTTCTGCAGGTACACGATTATGGATACTAAAATGGTTGAAATCCCCGATACCCTTTTAAATGAGCGTTTTAAAGAAGATCCTAACGTTACAGGAGGATTTAAGGTAAGATTTTACGCAGGTATTCCCCTTACAACACCTGACGGTTATAACATAGGAACCTTGTGTGCTGTAGACCATGTTTCTAAAGAACTTAATGAAGACCAGCGAAATGCATTATCGATTATTGCAAAACACGTAATAAATCAATTAGAATTATCGACAAAAAATATTGAGCTTGATGCTCAGAAAAAAATTGCTGAACGTGCTGTATTAGCAAAAGATAGTTTTTTGGCTAATATGAGCCATGAAATCAGAACACCTTTAAATGCAATAATTGGCTTTACTGACCTTTTGGCACAGACAAAATTAGATACTACCCAAAGAGATTATATTGATAGTGTACAAATTGCAGGTGAGAATCTGCTTCTGATTATCAACGACATTCTTGATCTTTCTAAAATCGAATCAGGCAATCTGACTATTGAGGCTCAGCCATTCAATTTAAAAAAAACACTTAAACATGTCTATAATTTATTAAAAATCAAAGCATCTTCGGCTGTAGAATTGAATCTGTTCGTAGATACCGAATTGCCTGAAATGGTAATAGGAGACCAGGGACGATTAAACCAAATATTGGTTAACCTTACCGGCAATGCCCTTAAGTTTACCGAAGAAGGAGAAGTGACAGTATCAGTAAAAAAGGTTAACGAGACCGATGATGATTATTCGCTTCGGTTTTCGGTTAAAGATACCGGAATAGGGATACAAGAGGAAAAACTTAAGACAATATTTGAACGTTTTACCCAGGCCGAAGAAAGCACAACCAGAAGATTTGGTGGTACCGGACTTGGTCTCAGCATTGTAAAACAATTAGTAGAACTGCAAAACTCTGAAATCCATGTAAAAAGCAAAGAAGGCCGTGGTTCAGAATTCTCTTTTACCCTTACCTATAAAAAAGTGGATTACGTTGAAACTCCAATTGAAAAATTGATGGAAGAACATCCGGGTAAACTGAAAATCCTTTTGTGTGAAGACAATGCCCTGAATCAGAAACTTGCAAAAAGTGTCATTGAAAATTTTGGGTTTGAATTAGATATTGCCGAAAATGGCGAAGAAGGAATCGATTTGTTGTCAAAAAACAACTATGATTTAGTATTAATGGATCTCCAGATGCCTATCAAAGACGGATACCAAACAACAGAATATATCAGGAAAGAAATGAAATTAAACATTCCGATTATTGCCATGACTGCTCATTCGCTTGTAGGGGAACAGGAGCGCTGTTATGATGTAGGAATGGATGCTTATGTACCTAAACCTTTTAAACAGGCAATGCTTTTAGAGACTATAAAAACAGTCCTGACTAAAGATACCAACCAGCCGCCAAAGAGAAAGATCGATTTATTATTTTTGGATGAAATGTCTTGTGGTAATCCTAACTTTAAGCAGGATATGATAGATCTGTTTATACAAAAGATCCCAAATGAGCTGGCTCAGCTGGAAGAGGCTTTTAATACTAACGATATGGAGAATGTAAAGAAACTGACTCATAATATGAGGTCCAGTCTGGATATTTTCATGCTAAAAGATCTGTCTAATTTCTTATCCATTATTGAACAGGAAGCAATTATGGGAAAATTTACCTCTGAAAGTTTAGATAAGATAAATATTTTGCATTGTGGAATTATTGAGGTAGTTAAAATTTTAAAGGAACTATGA
- a CDS encoding helix-turn-helix domain-containing protein: protein MKQHLFDLNLKKIGMLRIDNDSVDIINSETYKSYIKVLYLPSGCEIKVDFSLYTTSSPSLFFISPNQILSINKHGDESGYFIFYNMDFYCIQIHDEEVACDGLLFNNIHNMPMTVVPKQESAFIDYLFVQMEDEFILKDSSQEEMIRTYLKQIFIKSTRLWKLQHLDGVLAQQHNDLECFRKFTQLVEANYKAKHTVADYADLLAMAPKTLTHKLKRMNLPQPNEIIKSRIILEAKRLLVHTSKSVKEVAYDLGYEDPAYFSRLFFIKTNETPFGFKNKYLSLQNSEEEM from the coding sequence ATGAAGCAACACCTTTTTGATCTAAACCTGAAGAAAATAGGCATGTTAAGAATCGATAATGACAGCGTTGATATCATCAATTCTGAAACTTATAAGAGTTATATAAAAGTACTTTATCTTCCATCAGGCTGTGAAATTAAAGTAGATTTCAGCTTGTATACAACTTCTTCCCCTTCCCTCTTTTTTATAAGTCCTAATCAGATTTTAAGTATCAATAAACATGGTGATGAATCAGGCTACTTCATATTTTATAACATGGACTTTTATTGTATTCAAATCCATGATGAAGAAGTAGCATGCGACGGATTACTTTTCAATAATATTCATAATATGCCCATGACAGTTGTACCAAAACAAGAGTCTGCATTTATAGATTATTTATTTGTTCAGATGGAAGACGAATTTATTTTAAAGGATTCTTCACAGGAGGAAATGATTCGTACTTACCTTAAACAAATCTTTATAAAGTCAACACGATTATGGAAACTTCAACATCTTGATGGTGTATTGGCGCAGCAGCATAATGATCTTGAATGTTTCAGAAAATTTACTCAGTTAGTTGAAGCAAATTATAAAGCAAAGCATACCGTCGCAGATTATGCAGATCTATTAGCTATGGCACCAAAGACTTTAACCCATAAGCTTAAGAGAATGAATCTGCCTCAGCCCAACGAAATTATCAAAAGCCGAATTATCCTGGAAGCCAAAAGATTATTAGTTCATACTTCTAAAAGTGTAAAAGAAGTCGCATATGATCTTGGATATGAAGATCCTGCTTATTTTAGCAGACTTTTTTTCATAAAGACCAATGAAACCCCTTTTGGTTTTAAAAATAAATACCTAAGCCTTCAAAACTCAGAAGAAGAAATGTAA